Proteins encoded by one window of Vigna radiata var. radiata cultivar VC1973A chromosome 5, Vradiata_ver6, whole genome shotgun sequence:
- the LOC106760096 gene encoding uncharacterized methyltransferase At2g41040, chloroplastic has product MSVVTSPLPPLHQIQFLKCPRFSSKSYFRPRRLHSLTRTTIPAISAVAAETELRTQHDQSVEADVFACPICYEPLIRKGSPGLNISAIYRSGFMCKRCKKSYTSKDRYLDLTVTAGLKDYTEIQPARTELFRSPLVSFLYERGWRQNFRQSGFPGPDEEFKMAQEYFKSARDGLLVDVSCGSGLFSRKFAKSGTYSGVIALDFSENMLRQCYDFIKKDDTLSTTNIALVRADVSRLPFASGSVDAVHAGAALHCWPSPSNAVAEITRILRSGGVFVGSTFLRYSSSTPWFIRPFRERTPQGYGYLTEEEIRDLCTSCGLTNYSSKTQQAFIMFTAQKP; this is encoded by the exons ATGTCCGTCGTTACttctcctcttcctcctctGCACCAAATACAATTTCTCAAATGCCCTCGCTTTTCTTCCAAATCCTACTTTCGCCCTCGTCGTCTGCACTCCCTAACCCGGACAACCATTCCTGCAATCTCCGCAGTTGCAGCGGAAACG GAGTTGCGTACACAGCACGATCAATCAGTTGAAGCAGACGTGTTTGCTTGTCCAATATGTTATGAACCATTGATAAGAAAAGGCTCTCCTGGTCTGAATAT ATCAGCAATCTACAGATCTGGTTTCATGTGTAAGAGATGTAAGAAGTCATACACTAGCAAGGACAGGTATCTGGATTTGACTGTGACTGCTGGATTGAAAGATTACACTGAAATTCAACCAGCTCGGACTGAGCTTTTCAG GAGTCCCCTTGTTTCCTTCTTATATGAAAGAGGTTGGCGTCAGAATTTCAGACAAAGTGGCTTTCCTGGTCCTGATGAAGAG TTCAAAATGGCTCAAGAGTACTTCAAATCTGCTAGAGATGGACTTCTTGTTGATGTTAGCTGTGGCAGTGGTTTATTTTCCAGAAAATTCGCAAAATCTGGAACCTACTCTGGAGTCATTGCACTAGATTTCTCTGAAAATATGCTTCGCCAATGTTATGATTTCATTAAGAAAGATGACACACTTTCAACCac TAATATTGCTCTTGTAAGGGCAGATGTTTCTAGGCTTCCCTTCGCATCAGGTTCAGTTGATGCTGTTCATGCTGGTGCAGCTTTGCATTGCTGGCCATCTCCCTCCAATGCT GTTGCTGAAATCACCCGGATACTAAGAAGTGGTGGTGTTTTTGTTGGAAGCACTTTTCTGCGTTACAGTTCATCAACTCCCTGGTTTATACGCCCTTTCAGAGAG AGAACTCCACAAGGCTATGGCTATTTAACAGAGGAAGAGATCAGAGACCTTTGCACCTCGTGTGGTCTTACGAATTATTCAAGCAAGACTCAGCAGGCTTTTATTATGTTTACAGCTCAGAAGCCATAA